A window from Trinickia violacea encodes these proteins:
- a CDS encoding CAP domain-containing protein produces the protein MKKNRISMLTKNTTACIAAIAALAGCATYQPTAGEPTAAAYTGPPITLREVHGAHTRPAIASTAHRSAIDFINARRAEVGLPAIARDSHVAAAAADHARYLDLNHSGTHDELAGNPGFTGVDVISRVRLHTPAYGASEVLAVYGGPRGVDSPIEEIFASPYHRGAIFFDWARAGEARVVGASAITVVDFADIAPALSDTQLVAYPYDGQRDAPIAWTDNEQPDPMGPNSGYQGQTLGFPITLSGGPSAHIELTTVDVRDGRGHRVRCHIAALTSADTARNTAICTPFEPLRPGVHYIVRATGRLTQRNFANAPFNLEWGFTTSVGKSGAAPILAQTTSK, from the coding sequence TTGAAAAAGAACAGGATTTCAATGCTCACAAAGAACACGACGGCGTGCATCGCCGCTATCGCAGCCCTTGCAGGGTGCGCGACTTACCAGCCTACCGCTGGCGAGCCGACGGCCGCAGCATACACGGGACCACCGATCACCTTGCGGGAAGTGCACGGCGCTCACACGCGTCCAGCTATTGCGTCCACTGCCCATCGATCCGCGATCGACTTCATCAATGCGCGTCGCGCCGAAGTCGGCTTGCCGGCTATCGCGAGGGATTCACACGTGGCAGCCGCGGCCGCCGATCACGCGCGATACCTCGACCTGAATCATTCAGGGACGCACGACGAACTGGCAGGTAACCCCGGGTTCACGGGCGTGGACGTGATATCCCGTGTCCGGTTGCATACACCAGCCTACGGCGCCAGTGAGGTATTGGCAGTGTATGGCGGCCCGCGCGGCGTCGACTCGCCGATCGAGGAGATCTTCGCGTCGCCCTATCATCGTGGCGCGATTTTCTTCGATTGGGCCAGGGCGGGCGAGGCCCGCGTTGTAGGCGCGAGTGCTATTACCGTCGTGGATTTCGCGGATATCGCACCGGCGCTGTCTGATACGCAGTTGGTCGCATATCCGTACGATGGACAGCGCGACGCTCCAATCGCCTGGACCGACAACGAGCAACCGGACCCGATGGGACCCAATTCCGGATATCAGGGGCAAACGCTAGGCTTCCCGATCACGCTATCGGGCGGACCCAGCGCACACATCGAACTTACGACGGTCGATGTGCGCGACGGACGTGGCCACAGGGTACGCTGCCACATCGCAGCGCTTACGTCAGCCGACACGGCTCGCAACACTGCGATCTGCACACCTTTTGAGCCGCTTCGACCAGGCGTCCACTATATCGTGCGTGCAACCGGTCGGCTGACGCAGCGAAACTTTGCGAACGCGCCTTTTAACCTAGAGTGGGGATTTACAACGTCGGTGGGCAAATCGGGCGCTGCTCCGATATTAGCTCAGACGACCAGCAAGTGA
- the aroQ gene encoding type II 3-dehydroquinate dehydratase, whose amino-acid sequence MKNVLMLHGINHNMFGKRDPAQYGTMTLADIDARLQALGEELDVQVESFQTNSEVAMCERIHRAYEEGKDAVLINAGAWTHYSYGIRDALAILTCPVVELHMSNIHAREPFRHHSVFADIVKGQICGFGIESYLLALRAVHAEIRC is encoded by the coding sequence ATGAAAAATGTCCTGATGCTTCATGGCATCAATCACAACATGTTCGGCAAACGCGACCCCGCGCAGTACGGAACGATGACGCTCGCCGATATCGATGCCAGACTGCAGGCGCTGGGCGAAGAACTCGACGTGCAGGTCGAATCGTTCCAGACGAACAGCGAAGTGGCGATGTGCGAGCGCATCCATCGCGCTTACGAAGAGGGCAAGGACGCTGTGCTGATCAATGCGGGCGCGTGGACGCATTACAGCTACGGCATCCGCGACGCGCTTGCGATCCTCACCTGTCCGGTCGTCGAACTGCACATGTCGAACATTCATGCGAGGGAGCCGTTCCGGCACCACTCGGTGTTCGCCGATATCGTCAAAGGGCAGATTTGCGGGTTCGGGATCGAGAGCTATTTGCTCGCACTGCGGGCGGTCCATGCGGAGATCCGTTGTTGA
- a CDS encoding trans-sulfuration enzyme family protein: MIQDREGKRLSEEKSSGDLLRKQAPFHIVASHFGIHQPTDLLDTMDQEKLGFSTNAIHAGYDPNKHEGALSTPIFCTSAYAFDSAEQAAARIGGEEEGMVYSRGGNPTVRVLEQRLAILEGAQAAVAVGSGMGAISTLAWTLLRPGDKLLVDVTLYSGTQTLVNSILPEFGIVTNVADFTRPDEVGASISRNTKLVLFESLTNPNMRMVDIKTISETVRERSEALIAVDNTYCTPYLQRPLDFGADIVLHSLTKYINGHGDVIAGVVIGSAEIVKRVRTAGMKNSTGACLSPADAYLILRGLKTLTIRMDRHCHNAQIIAEFLERSSCVKKVHYPGLQSYSQYDLARRQMKQPGGMIAFELKGGIEAGRKFINSLRLFARSLSLGDAESLALHPASMMKTVYTEEDRRDSLIDDGLVRLSVGLENVEDLLADLEHALSVLA; this comes from the coding sequence GTGATTCAGGATCGAGAAGGCAAACGGCTCTCGGAGGAAAAGTCCTCCGGCGATCTGCTCAGAAAGCAAGCACCTTTCCATATTGTTGCGTCACACTTTGGCATTCATCAGCCGACGGACCTCCTCGATACCATGGATCAAGAAAAGCTTGGCTTCTCGACAAACGCTATCCATGCCGGGTACGACCCTAACAAACACGAAGGCGCGTTAAGCACACCGATATTTTGCACGTCCGCATACGCTTTCGATTCGGCAGAGCAAGCTGCTGCGCGCATAGGAGGCGAAGAAGAAGGGATGGTCTACTCGCGTGGAGGAAATCCGACCGTGCGGGTACTAGAGCAACGGCTAGCCATTCTGGAAGGTGCTCAGGCCGCAGTAGCCGTGGGGTCCGGAATGGGCGCGATCAGCACTCTCGCGTGGACGCTCTTGCGTCCGGGGGACAAATTGCTCGTGGATGTTACCCTCTACAGTGGAACGCAGACTCTGGTCAATTCGATTTTGCCCGAATTCGGGATTGTCACGAATGTTGCGGACTTCACCCGCCCCGATGAAGTTGGCGCATCTATCAGCCGCAACACGAAACTCGTCCTTTTTGAATCGCTCACCAATCCGAACATGCGCATGGTGGACATAAAGACCATCAGCGAAACTGTTCGCGAGCGCTCCGAGGCTTTGATTGCCGTGGACAACACCTACTGTACTCCGTATCTGCAACGTCCTCTTGATTTTGGAGCGGATATTGTGTTGCACTCGCTGACAAAATACATTAATGGTCATGGCGATGTCATTGCCGGCGTTGTGATCGGATCGGCCGAAATCGTGAAGCGGGTAAGAACGGCGGGAATGAAGAATTCGACTGGCGCGTGTCTATCGCCGGCCGATGCATATCTCATTCTCAGAGGGTTGAAGACCCTTACGATTCGCATGGACCGACATTGTCACAACGCGCAGATTATTGCTGAATTTCTTGAGCGCAGTTCATGCGTCAAAAAGGTACATTACCCCGGTCTTCAATCCTATAGCCAGTATGACCTTGCGCGACGGCAAATGAAGCAGCCCGGAGGGATGATCGCTTTTGAACTCAAAGGCGGAATCGAGGCGGGAAGGAAGTTTATCAACTCGCTGCGCCTATTCGCACGCTCGCTTAGCCTCGGCGATGCAGAAAGCCTCGCATTACATCCCGCAAGTATGATGAAGACGGTGTACACAGAAGAGGATCGACGGGATTCGCTGATAGACGATGGACTTGTGCGTCTTTCGGTGGGGTTGGAAAACGTTGAAGATTTGCTTGCGGACCTGGAGCATGCACTGAGCGTTCTGGCCTGA
- a CDS encoding VOC family protein translates to MSGSKAYLEHVAIWVKDIQWHIRFFEDVLGMSMREVEGTVDAPRQYWTLGGLQFIHAPQHEGPEGRLAHLGVMCEDLEAALAAAQAYGVSEMPQGRNWLRLPDGLAVELIQSTPASCVAQALSINPRAEA, encoded by the coding sequence ATGAGCGGATCGAAGGCTTATCTGGAGCACGTCGCGATCTGGGTGAAGGACATCCAGTGGCATATCCGCTTCTTCGAAGACGTGCTCGGCATGAGCATGCGCGAAGTCGAGGGCACTGTCGACGCGCCGCGTCAGTACTGGACGCTCGGCGGCCTGCAGTTCATTCATGCGCCGCAACACGAAGGTCCCGAAGGGCGCCTCGCGCATCTTGGCGTCATGTGTGAAGACCTGGAGGCGGCATTGGCCGCGGCCCAAGCGTATGGCGTGAGCGAAATGCCGCAAGGGCGCAACTGGCTGCGCCTGCCTGACGGCCTTGCCGTCGAACTGATTCAGTCGACGCCCGCGTCGTGTGTCGCGCAGGCGCTGAGCATCAACCCGCGGGCGGAGGCGTGA
- a CDS encoding oxidoreductase, giving the protein MPNSKVVVVTGVSSGIGRATAEKFAKRGCRVFGTVRSIAKTAQLARVELIEMDVRDDASVRTAIHTIIDRAGRIDVLVNNAGATLIGAVEETSVTEAAALFDTNVFSILRTTQAVLPHMRAQRGGRVVNVSSVLGFLPAPYMGLYSASKHAVEGLTETLDHEVRQFGIRLTLVEPSFTRTNLDVNAPQVSSKIADYDRERALASSAVVNSVKGAPAPDGVANTIVEAALGKWRMRLTPAGQASLLRKLRRFMPAAPVDASLRKTFGLP; this is encoded by the coding sequence ATGCCCAATTCCAAAGTGGTCGTTGTGACCGGCGTGTCGTCTGGTATCGGACGCGCGACCGCAGAGAAGTTCGCGAAGCGCGGGTGCCGCGTATTTGGCACCGTGCGCAGCATTGCAAAAACGGCGCAATTGGCCCGCGTCGAGCTGATAGAGATGGATGTGCGCGACGATGCTTCCGTTCGAACCGCGATTCACACGATCATCGATCGCGCTGGGCGCATCGACGTGCTCGTCAACAATGCCGGCGCCACGCTGATCGGAGCTGTGGAGGAAACGTCGGTTACCGAAGCGGCCGCGCTGTTCGACACCAACGTATTCAGCATTCTGCGTACGACCCAGGCCGTGCTTCCGCACATGCGGGCACAACGGGGAGGAAGGGTCGTCAATGTCAGTTCGGTGCTTGGGTTTCTTCCAGCACCGTATATGGGTCTCTATTCGGCGTCCAAGCACGCCGTCGAGGGGCTGACTGAAACCCTAGACCATGAGGTGCGCCAGTTCGGCATCCGGCTAACGCTGGTTGAGCCGTCCTTTACCAGAACCAATCTCGATGTCAATGCACCACAGGTGAGTTCGAAAATCGCCGACTATGACCGCGAGCGTGCGCTTGCATCGAGCGCAGTCGTCAACAGTGTCAAAGGTGCCCCCGCACCCGATGGCGTGGCAAACACAATTGTAGAAGCCGCGCTTGGCAAATGGCGCATGCGTCTCACGCCGGCAGGGCAGGCATCTCTCTTGAGGAAATTGCGGCGCTTCATGCCGGCTGCTCCCGTCGATGCAAGTTTGAGGAAAACATTCGGGCTCCCGTGA
- a CDS encoding acyl-CoA dehydrogenase family protein — protein MNTIQTSQCTTNDTTNERALYEGNSAGHDAIALDESVAEHEQLIAKAAEVAAVLAEESCAADTERRLTERAVAAMTEAGLMRLFTPRRLGGYEARPATLFDVCYELGRGCCSASWVTSVLNMGNFMIAHFPESTQDEVWNGNRDTRTALVIAPSRAQVERVDGGVVVTGEWAYASGSLHAEWIGALIPRGVEADDETINLVLMPAKALEIRDTWHITGMRGTGSNTVVANQLFIPRHRVTPYAPIVQGKSRLPSERHRLYSGAFSGLLSLGLLGPQLGAIETALQLVRDQAHERRVASSTFKSQAVSPAFQTDLAEASMMIDGARLHARRIVETVEHHALAGVLPDEVTRSRFRMESTRVTRLCREAIDRLMTAYGSAAFMESNPLQRIWRDLNVASRHAGFGMGIPQLVYGRALVGLDPREISYLV, from the coding sequence GTGAACACGATACAGACATCTCAGTGCACGACTAATGACACGACGAATGAGCGTGCATTGTATGAAGGGAATTCAGCTGGGCATGACGCCATCGCGCTGGATGAATCCGTAGCCGAACATGAGCAATTGATCGCGAAGGCGGCGGAAGTCGCTGCCGTGCTCGCGGAAGAATCGTGCGCCGCGGACACGGAGCGCCGCCTGACCGAGCGGGCCGTCGCCGCCATGACCGAAGCCGGGCTGATGCGGCTCTTCACGCCGCGCCGGCTCGGAGGATACGAAGCCCGCCCCGCCACGCTGTTCGATGTCTGCTACGAGCTGGGGCGCGGCTGCTGCTCGGCGTCGTGGGTCACGAGCGTGCTCAATATGGGCAACTTCATGATCGCCCACTTCCCCGAGAGCACGCAGGACGAAGTGTGGAACGGCAACCGCGACACGCGCACCGCGCTCGTCATTGCGCCCTCACGCGCCCAGGTCGAACGCGTTGACGGCGGTGTCGTGGTGACAGGGGAGTGGGCCTACGCATCGGGCAGCCTGCATGCCGAATGGATCGGCGCGCTGATCCCGAGAGGCGTCGAAGCCGATGACGAGACGATCAACCTCGTCCTCATGCCGGCGAAGGCGCTTGAAATCCGCGACACCTGGCATATCACAGGCATGCGCGGCACCGGCAGCAACACCGTCGTGGCGAACCAGCTGTTCATCCCGCGTCATCGCGTGACGCCTTACGCGCCGATCGTTCAGGGCAAGTCGCGCCTGCCGTCTGAGCGGCACCGTCTCTACAGCGGCGCGTTCTCGGGCTTGCTCTCGCTCGGTCTGCTCGGGCCGCAGCTCGGCGCGATCGAAACCGCGCTGCAACTCGTGCGCGATCAAGCCCATGAGCGTCGCGTCGCTTCGTCCACGTTCAAGAGCCAGGCCGTGTCGCCCGCGTTTCAGACCGATCTCGCGGAAGCGTCGATGATGATCGACGGCGCCCGGCTGCATGCGCGCCGGATCGTCGAGACCGTCGAACACCACGCGCTGGCCGGCGTCCTGCCCGATGAAGTGACGCGTTCGCGCTTTCGCATGGAATCGACGCGCGTCACGCGCCTGTGCCGCGAGGCCATCGATCGTCTCATGACGGCCTACGGCAGCGCCGCCTTCATGGAATCCAACCCGCTGCAACGGATCTGGCGCGATCTGAATGTCGCGAGCCGCCACGCGGGCTTCGGGATGGGCATCCCCCAGCTCGTCTACGGCCGCGCGCTCGTCGGCCTCGATCCGCGCGAAATCAGCTACCTCGTGTAA
- a CDS encoding ketopantoate reductase family protein, giving the protein MKIAILGAGALGCAIGATLTEGGHETWLLDRSPAHVDTMRRDGLQVDDDSGTRRIAVRAATQAGEVGVADVVIVLVKSFHTDAAMRGALALIGPETLVLSLQNGLGHEDVLADIVGRERVLAGKTYVGGVLRGPGHIQSGVTGKATYIGELDGQITPRVQAIAEAFNAAGLLTTVSDNIMGTMWDKLLVNVATGAITGITRLPYGQLYDEPLLKATALAAIGEAMAAAHAAGITLSMTDPEQAWTLAAEGLSPAFKTSMLQSLEKGSVTEIDFINGSVVRWGQRLGVPTPVNATLVACIKGIERAMADEQRKEETA; this is encoded by the coding sequence GTGAAGATTGCGATTCTCGGCGCCGGCGCACTAGGCTGCGCGATCGGCGCCACCCTCACAGAAGGCGGCCACGAAACCTGGCTGCTGGACCGTTCGCCCGCCCATGTCGACACGATGCGTCGAGACGGTCTGCAGGTCGACGACGATAGCGGCACGCGGCGCATAGCAGTGCGCGCCGCGACCCAGGCGGGCGAAGTCGGCGTGGCCGACGTGGTGATCGTGCTGGTCAAGTCCTTCCACACCGATGCTGCGATGCGCGGCGCACTCGCGCTGATCGGGCCCGAAACGCTCGTGCTGTCCCTTCAAAACGGGCTCGGGCACGAAGATGTGCTCGCCGATATCGTGGGCCGCGAGCGTGTGCTGGCAGGCAAGACGTATGTGGGCGGCGTGTTGCGCGGTCCGGGGCATATCCAGTCGGGCGTTACCGGCAAGGCGACCTATATCGGCGAACTCGATGGCCAGATCACGCCCCGCGTGCAGGCAATCGCCGAGGCCTTCAACGCCGCCGGGCTGCTCACCACGGTCAGCGACAACATCATGGGCACGATGTGGGACAAGCTACTCGTCAACGTCGCCACGGGCGCGATCACGGGCATCACGCGTCTCCCCTACGGCCAGCTTTATGACGAGCCGTTGTTGAAGGCGACGGCGCTCGCGGCCATCGGCGAGGCGATGGCAGCAGCACACGCTGCGGGGATCACCTTGTCGATGACGGACCCCGAGCAGGCCTGGACACTCGCGGCTGAAGGTCTCTCTCCCGCGTTCAAGACCTCGATGCTGCAGAGCCTTGAAAAAGGCTCGGTCACGGAGATCGATTTCATCAACGGCTCGGTGGTGCGCTGGGGACAACGGCTTGGCGTGCCGACGCCCGTCAACGCGACGCTGGTGGCGTGCATCAAGGGCATCGAGCGCGCGATGGCCGACGAGCAGCGCAAGGAGGAGACGGCATGA
- a CDS encoding CaiB/BaiF CoA transferase family protein — MLARPLEGIRVVDYSHFLAGPYVGRCLAALGAEVIKVERPGSGDAGRQHATVLDDQQSGYFLQLNMGKRGVSVNMKDARGKEFMRRLCDSADVFVENYRPGALDKLGLGYEALSARNPGLVYCSISAYGHTGPDAHRAGFGLIAEAKSGIMQMVGTPGEPPPLLRISLGDMYTGIHAVAAINAALLGRVQSGRGQHIDMALYDTLVSMHEYAVQCYTLRGVLPEQTGHDMPTSTLYGVFRAADGDLVIAAQVDDAWKRLAALIETHGGPAGFGSDTRFHDSVGRNTHRQAILSVVQPWVAARPVAQVLELLDGIDVPCAKVQRIDEVLDDPQIQARGMVVEQHHPRYGKLRLPNLPFRFSHCDTTIRDVAPDLGQHNTEVAQSLGFSAAEIDAMQTEGVLHSK, encoded by the coding sequence ATGCTGGCCCGTCCCCTCGAAGGCATACGTGTTGTCGACTATAGCCACTTCCTCGCTGGTCCCTATGTGGGGCGCTGCCTTGCGGCGCTCGGCGCCGAAGTCATCAAGGTCGAGCGCCCCGGCAGTGGCGACGCCGGGCGCCAGCACGCGACTGTGCTCGACGACCAGCAAAGCGGCTATTTCCTGCAACTGAACATGGGCAAGCGCGGCGTCAGCGTCAACATGAAAGACGCGCGCGGCAAGGAGTTCATGCGGCGCCTGTGCGACTCGGCCGATGTGTTCGTCGAGAACTACCGTCCGGGCGCGCTGGATAAACTCGGGCTGGGTTATGAAGCGCTATCCGCGCGCAATCCGGGTCTCGTCTACTGCTCGATCTCGGCGTATGGCCACACGGGTCCCGACGCTCATCGTGCGGGCTTTGGCCTGATCGCTGAGGCGAAGAGCGGCATCATGCAGATGGTGGGCACGCCCGGCGAGCCGCCACCGTTGCTGCGCATTTCGCTCGGCGACATGTACACGGGCATTCACGCGGTGGCGGCGATCAATGCGGCGCTGCTCGGACGGGTGCAGAGCGGCCGCGGCCAGCACATCGACATGGCGTTGTACGACACGCTCGTTTCGATGCACGAATATGCGGTGCAGTGCTATACGCTGCGAGGCGTGCTGCCGGAGCAAACCGGCCACGACATGCCGACCTCGACGCTCTATGGCGTGTTTCGGGCCGCAGACGGCGACCTTGTGATCGCGGCGCAAGTGGACGATGCATGGAAGCGTCTCGCCGCGCTGATCGAAACGCACGGCGGGCCCGCCGGCTTCGGCAGCGATACGCGCTTTCACGATAGCGTGGGCCGCAATACGCATCGGCAGGCGATTCTCTCTGTTGTGCAGCCGTGGGTCGCTGCGCGTCCTGTTGCCCAGGTGCTCGAACTGCTGGATGGCATCGATGTGCCTTGCGCGAAGGTGCAGCGCATCGACGAGGTGCTCGACGATCCGCAGATCCAGGCGCGCGGCATGGTGGTCGAGCAGCATCATCCGCGTTACGGAAAGCTGCGCCTGCCCAATCTGCCATTCCGCTTTTCTCATTGCGACACGACCATTCGCGACGTCGCGCCCGATCTCGGGCAGCACAACACGGAGGTTGCGCAATCGCTCGGCTTTTCCGCCGCCGAAATCGACGCGATGCAAACCGAAGGCGTTCTCCATTCGAAGTGA
- a CDS encoding MaoC family dehydratase: MTIIDKYWDDAREGDECVSPNYTVTKERILAYADLTGDHTPVHVDEAYANASHFGCLVAHGLFGLSIADGLKTQSDYRFLPGMSLGWTWDFLLPVKVNDVLHVKFRVGAMRPSNSRPGWGIVVLPSELINQDNQVVQRGEHRLMVPRRPGAF, from the coding sequence ATGACGATCATCGACAAGTACTGGGACGACGCCCGCGAAGGCGACGAGTGCGTGAGCCCGAACTACACCGTCACGAAAGAACGCATACTCGCGTACGCCGACCTCACCGGCGACCACACGCCCGTACACGTGGACGAGGCGTATGCCAACGCGAGCCACTTCGGCTGTCTCGTCGCGCATGGACTGTTCGGACTCTCGATTGCGGACGGCCTCAAGACGCAGAGCGACTATCGCTTTCTGCCCGGCATGTCGCTCGGCTGGACGTGGGATTTCCTGCTGCCTGTCAAGGTCAACGATGTGCTGCACGTGAAATTTCGCGTCGGCGCCATGCGTCCCAGTAACAGCCGTCCGGGGTGGGGCATCGTCGTGCTGCCATCGGAACTGATCAATCAGGATAACCAGGTAGTTCAACGCGGCGAGCATCGTCTGATGGTGCCGCGCCGGCCGGGAGCGTTCTGA
- a CDS encoding LysR family transcriptional regulator: MMPPDLPDLKLLQLFDLLYDTRSVTRVAEQLGQSQPTISIWLGRLREHLQDPLFIRTPGGMAPTPQADALIGPCREILESLRRFVAWEIAFDPATAQRRFRICMTDASHITLLPRLLAHVRAQAPGIRLEAAGIDGNTERALESGEADLAIGYVPWLSGGIYQQQLYLQDWVCLTNRHHPRVRGRLGLKQYRSEGHVAIESGTGAQLLEQALARERIERDVALQLPGFLGLGTIVQTTDLVATLPRHIGETLAHANDLAVHSCPLPVDGFAVRQHWHARYHQEAGNRWLRGVVAQLFGVSP; the protein is encoded by the coding sequence ATGATGCCGCCCGATTTACCCGACCTGAAGCTGCTGCAACTCTTCGACCTGCTCTACGACACGCGCAGCGTCACGCGCGTCGCGGAGCAACTGGGGCAGAGCCAGCCCACCATCAGCATCTGGCTCGGGCGGCTGCGCGAGCATTTGCAGGACCCGCTTTTCATTCGCACCCCCGGCGGCATGGCGCCCACACCGCAGGCCGACGCGCTGATCGGGCCTTGCCGCGAAATTCTCGAATCGCTCAGGCGCTTTGTCGCGTGGGAGATCGCGTTCGATCCCGCCACCGCGCAGCGGCGTTTTCGCATCTGCATGACGGATGCGAGCCATATCACGCTGCTGCCACGCCTGCTCGCGCACGTGCGCGCACAGGCGCCCGGCATCCGGCTCGAAGCGGCGGGAATCGACGGCAACACGGAACGGGCACTGGAATCGGGCGAAGCCGACCTCGCGATTGGCTATGTGCCGTGGCTTAGCGGTGGCATCTACCAGCAGCAGCTTTATCTACAGGACTGGGTGTGCCTGACGAACCGGCATCACCCGCGCGTTCGCGGGCGACTCGGTTTGAAGCAGTACCGTTCCGAGGGGCACGTCGCCATCGAATCGGGCACAGGTGCGCAACTACTCGAACAGGCGCTGGCGCGCGAGCGCATCGAGCGTGACGTCGCGCTGCAACTGCCGGGTTTTCTGGGGCTCGGAACGATCGTCCAGACCACTGACCTAGTCGCCACGCTTCCACGTCACATCGGGGAAACGCTCGCGCATGCCAACGATCTGGCCGTTCATTCCTGCCCGCTTCCCGTGGATGGGTTTGCCGTGAGGCAACACTGGCATGCGCGGTATCACCAGGAGGCTGGGAATCGCTGGTTGCGCGGCGTGGTCGCTCAGTTGTTCGGCGTTTCACCGTAA
- a CDS encoding MarR family winged helix-turn-helix transcriptional regulator, with product MVMTTSAPRNRSSAAAGMLPGKRIEPGYADMQNRNPESSMLDLGEISAVALNHFFAQRAMRAFWTHFDEALRHTDVNASQFCMLVLLHLREPIVFGDMAAELEMDRSNLSANLAPLFRRRLISTISHEADRRKRQLVMTSEGRKAVASAVSPWMRAYQDTFAFVRLIDLDSMRDLFHVIRDMKELDA from the coding sequence ATGGTCATGACCACTTCGGCGCCTCGCAACCGCTCCTCTGCAGCAGCGGGAATGCTGCCAGGTAAGCGGATAGAGCCCGGATACGCAGATATGCAAAATCGAAATCCTGAATCGTCGATGCTCGACCTTGGAGAAATATCCGCGGTCGCACTGAACCACTTTTTTGCCCAGCGCGCAATGCGCGCTTTCTGGACTCACTTCGACGAAGCGCTGCGGCATACGGACGTCAACGCCTCCCAGTTTTGCATGCTCGTCTTGCTGCATCTCCGCGAACCAATAGTTTTCGGCGACATGGCAGCAGAACTGGAAATGGACCGATCGAATCTGTCGGCCAATCTGGCACCATTGTTCCGCCGCAGGCTCATTTCAACGATCTCCCACGAAGCAGATCGACGGAAACGTCAGCTCGTCATGACGTCCGAAGGCCGAAAAGCTGTAGCTTCCGCAGTGAGCCCCTGGATGCGAGCCTATCAGGATACCTTTGCGTTTGTGAGACTGATTGATCTCGATTCAATGCGTGATCTTTTCCACGTGATTCGGGATATGAAAGAGCTCGACGCCTGA
- the aroE gene encoding shikimate dehydrogenase produces the protein MTDQYAVIGNPIGHTKSPLIHGLFAEATQQAMSYVAIEGPLYPDDGFARVVQQFADEGGKGLNVTAPFKLKAFALADERSERAALAGAANALKFESGRIIAENFDGIGLLRDIEVNLGVPLAGKRVLMLGAGGAARGALLPFLAAGPAELVIANRDVSKGEALAAQVGSRGAALRARGYGDLPAMGRFDLVVNATSASLTGELPPVPPSVFSPDGTAYELAYGKRLTPFLRLARNAGVLGVADGVGMLVEQAAEAFAWWRGVRPQTVAVIDRLTVPLD, from the coding sequence ATGACTGACCAGTATGCAGTGATCGGCAACCCGATCGGACACACGAAATCTCCGTTGATTCACGGCCTGTTTGCCGAAGCGACACAACAGGCGATGTCGTACGTCGCAATCGAAGGCCCGCTTTACCCCGACGATGGATTCGCAAGGGTGGTGCAACAGTTCGCCGACGAGGGCGGTAAAGGCCTGAACGTCACCGCGCCGTTCAAGTTGAAGGCCTTCGCGCTCGCCGACGAGCGCAGCGAACGCGCGGCGTTGGCGGGCGCGGCCAACGCGCTCAAGTTCGAGAGCGGCCGGATCATCGCCGAGAATTTCGACGGCATTGGCCTGTTGCGCGATATCGAGGTCAATCTCGGCGTTCCGCTCGCCGGCAAGCGCGTGTTGATGCTCGGTGCGGGCGGCGCCGCGCGTGGCGCGTTGCTCCCGTTTCTCGCCGCGGGTCCTGCCGAACTGGTCATCGCCAACCGCGACGTGTCCAAGGGCGAGGCGCTGGCGGCCCAGGTTGGTTCGCGAGGCGCAGCGCTGCGTGCTCGCGGCTACGGCGATCTGCCTGCGATGGGCCGATTCGATCTCGTGGTCAACGCGACCTCCGCGAGCCTGACGGGCGAGTTGCCGCCCGTCCCGCCGAGCGTGTTCAGTCCCGATGGCACAGCGTATGAGCTTGCGTACGGCAAGCGGCTCACGCCGTTCCTGCGGCTCGCGCGCAATGCAGGCGTGCTTGGCGTCGCCGACGGCGTCGGCATGCTGGTCGAGCAGGCCGCCGAAGCGTTTGCATGGTGGCGCGGCGTGCGTCCGCAAACGGTCGCGGTCATCGACCGTCTCACCGTGCCGCTCGACTAG